The following proteins are co-located in the Sulfurospirillum deleyianum DSM 6946 genome:
- a CDS encoding DUF1882 domain-containing protein — MYTMDVSLIKMITDHYWIKRDAIVQKIDFGGRVFFDKFERIDQPLSNSIIKDHLDGKITVAHSLINRFDKVENIVFDYNGRNTERFWHRAQLLLREEGFINFTAFTSKTEGHLHLYVHKGHTTLQEGYQIAKMLSAKLSQKLPREWRMFPTQELPREFNILALPYELYQKERGASWSKHM; from the coding sequence ATGTACACAATGGACGTCTCTCTTATTAAAATGATTACAGACCATTATTGGATAAAGCGAGACGCCATTGTCCAAAAAATTGATTTTGGAGGTCGAGTTTTTTTTGACAAATTTGAGCGTATTGACCAACCTTTAAGCAACAGCATTATTAAAGACCATTTGGACGGTAAAATCACCGTTGCGCACTCATTGATCAATCGTTTTGATAAAGTTGAAAATATTGTTTTTGATTATAATGGACGCAATACTGAACGATTTTGGCATAGGGCACAGCTTTTGCTTAGGGAAGAAGGGTTCATCAATTTCACGGCGTTTACAAGTAAAACGGAAGGGCATTTGCATTTGTATGTTCATAAAGGGCATACTACCCTGCAAGAGGGATACCAGATTGCTAAAATGCTCTCTGCAAAACTTTCACAAAAGCTTCCCCGTGAATGGCGTATGTTTCCCACACAAGAACTTCCTCGTGAGTTTAATATTTTGGCATTGCCCTATGAGCTCTACCAAAAAGAACGCGGTGCCTCATGGTCAAAACATATGTAA
- a CDS encoding serine hydroxymethyltransferase, which yields MSILKTVDPVVYELTVKELERQCDHLEMIASENFTYPAVMEAMGSVFTNKYAEGYPGKRYYGGCEFADAVEQLAIDRVCQLFGCAYANVQPNSGSQANQGVYQALLNPYDKILGMDLSHGGHLTHGSKVSSSGKTYSSFFYGVELDGRINYEKVREIAHIVKPKMIVCGASAYPRELDFAKFREIADEVGAYLFADIAHIAGLVAAGEHPSPFPHCHIVTSTTHKTLRGPRGGIILTNDEEIAKKVNSAIFPGIQGGPLVHVIAAKAVGFAENLKPEWTVYAKQVRANAKVLADVLMKRGYDIVSGGTDNHLVLVSFLNKAFSGKDADAALGRAGITVNKNTVPGETRSPFVTSGVRIGAPALTARGMKEKEFEIIANKIADVLDNIYDEALHVTIKAEMKALASHFIIYDRPTY from the coding sequence ATGAGTATTTTAAAAACTGTTGACCCTGTTGTTTATGAACTAACCGTTAAAGAGTTGGAGCGTCAATGTGACCATCTTGAGATGATTGCCAGTGAAAACTTCACCTATCCTGCGGTCATGGAAGCCATGGGAAGTGTCTTCACCAACAAATACGCGGAAGGATACCCTGGTAAACGCTACTATGGTGGATGTGAATTTGCGGATGCGGTTGAACAACTAGCCATAGATAGAGTGTGCCAACTTTTTGGTTGTGCCTATGCCAATGTCCAACCGAATTCAGGAAGTCAAGCCAACCAAGGTGTTTACCAAGCGCTCCTCAATCCTTACGATAAAATCTTAGGAATGGATTTAAGCCACGGCGGTCACTTAACCCACGGCTCGAAAGTCAGTAGTTCGGGAAAAACTTACTCAAGCTTTTTCTATGGCGTGGAGCTAGATGGTCGTATTAACTACGAAAAAGTCAGAGAAATCGCTCATATTGTCAAACCAAAAATGATTGTTTGTGGTGCCAGTGCATACCCAAGAGAGCTTGATTTTGCCAAATTTAGAGAAATCGCAGATGAAGTAGGCGCTTATCTTTTTGCCGATATCGCACATATCGCAGGACTCGTTGCAGCAGGAGAGCATCCAAGCCCATTTCCACACTGCCATATTGTCACATCAACCACCCATAAAACACTTCGTGGTCCTCGTGGTGGTATTATCCTAACCAACGATGAAGAGATAGCTAAAAAAGTGAACAGCGCTATTTTCCCAGGAATTCAGGGTGGTCCATTGGTGCATGTTATCGCAGCCAAAGCGGTTGGGTTTGCTGAAAATTTAAAACCTGAGTGGACAGTTTATGCCAAACAAGTCCGTGCCAACGCAAAGGTTTTAGCGGATGTGTTGATGAAACGAGGATACGATATCGTTAGTGGCGGAACGGATAACCATCTTGTGCTTGTCTCTTTCCTTAACAAAGCGTTTAGTGGTAAAGATGCCGATGCCGCTCTTGGCCGAGCAGGTATCACCGTCAATAAAAACACCGTACCTGGTGAAACCAGAAGTCCTTTTGTTACCAGTGGTGTTAGAATTGGCGCACCTGCCCTAACCGCACGTGGTATGAAAGAAAAAGAGTTCGAAATCATTGCAAATAAAATCGCTGATGTATTGGATAATATTTATGATGAAGCGTTACATGTAACGATTAAAGCAGAGATGAAAGCACTTGCTAGTCACTTCATCATTTACGATAGACCAACCTACTAA
- the lysS gene encoding lysine--tRNA ligase yields MFQDQYQQQRIEKGKALQSLGHNPYRHNIIKDTSTKEFLECYDYVIESELKRDENKNNTIVGRIKFLRHMGKAAFAKIEDEHGILQIYFSRESIGEAWFDEAKKLIEVGDIITVSGFPFVTKTGELSLHVKALDIATKSIIPLPEKFHGLQDKELRYRKRYLDMIMNSDVRKTFKIRSKIVSEIRHFFEERDFLEVETPMMHPIAGGANAKPFVTHHNALGVDRYLRIAPELYLKRLVVGGFEAVFEINRNFRNEGMDQTHNPEFTMIEFYWAYHNYHDLMHLSEEMFDVLLKKLKLPKKLPYGDIEIDFSKPFRKIAFRAALSEIGGVPDKILDDCQKIIAYIQSKGLSVESNLSLGKLYEELFDLFVEEKLIDPTFIIDYPIEISPLARRSESNPHIAERFELFIAGREIANGFNELNDPIDQYERFAKQLQAKNAGDDEAHEMDEDYVHALGYGLPPTAGQGMGIDRLTMLLTNEASIKDVILFPAMKPLNEADEPTQKDEE; encoded by the coding sequence ATATTTCAAGACCAATACCAACAACAACGGATTGAAAAAGGTAAAGCACTTCAATCTCTAGGACACAACCCTTATCGACATAATATTATTAAAGACACGAGCACAAAAGAGTTTTTAGAATGTTATGATTATGTGATTGAGAGTGAACTCAAACGCGATGAGAATAAAAACAATACTATTGTTGGACGTATTAAATTTTTGCGCCATATGGGAAAAGCTGCGTTTGCTAAAATCGAAGATGAACATGGCATTTTGCAAATTTATTTCAGTCGTGAATCCATAGGAGAAGCATGGTTTGATGAGGCGAAAAAGCTGATTGAAGTCGGTGATATTATCACTGTTTCAGGTTTTCCTTTTGTCACTAAAACAGGTGAATTATCGTTACATGTAAAAGCGCTTGATATTGCGACAAAGTCTATTATTCCTCTACCAGAGAAGTTTCATGGTCTTCAAGATAAAGAACTTCGGTATCGAAAACGCTACCTTGATATGATTATGAACAGTGATGTTCGAAAAACATTTAAAATCAGAAGCAAAATCGTTAGTGAAATTCGTCATTTCTTTGAAGAGAGAGATTTTCTTGAAGTCGAAACACCAATGATGCATCCTATCGCAGGGGGAGCAAACGCCAAACCATTTGTTACCCATCACAATGCACTAGGTGTGGATAGATACCTTCGCATTGCACCTGAGCTTTACCTCAAACGTTTAGTGGTCGGTGGCTTTGAAGCTGTTTTTGAAATTAATCGTAACTTTAGAAATGAGGGGATGGATCAAACCCACAATCCAGAATTTACCATGATTGAGTTTTATTGGGCGTATCATAATTACCACGATTTAATGCACTTGAGTGAAGAGATGTTTGATGTCCTCCTTAAAAAGTTAAAACTCCCTAAAAAACTACCTTATGGTGATATTGAAATCGACTTTTCTAAACCATTTCGTAAAATTGCTTTTCGAGCCGCACTTAGTGAGATTGGTGGTGTGCCTGATAAAATCTTAGACGATTGCCAAAAGATTATTGCTTACATTCAAAGTAAAGGTTTGAGTGTTGAAAGTAACCTCAGTCTTGGCAAACTCTATGAAGAGCTGTTTGATCTTTTTGTTGAAGAAAAACTGATTGATCCAACGTTTATTATTGACTATCCTATTGAAATTAGTCCGTTGGCTCGAAGAAGTGAGAGCAATCCACATATTGCAGAGCGTTTTGAGCTCTTTATTGCGGGGCGAGAAATTGCTAATGGATTTAATGAGCTCAATGACCCGATTGACCAATATGAGAGGTTTGCGAAACAACTCCAAGCGAAGAATGCGGGTGATGACGAAGCGCATGAGATGGATGAAGACTATGTTCACGCACTTGGGTATGGCTTACCGCCAACGGCGGGACAAGGAATGGGTATTGATCGTTTAACCATGCTTTTAACCAATGAAGCATCGATTAAAGATGTGATTCTTTTCCCTGCCATGAAACCACTCAATGAAGCGGATGAACCAACACAAAAAGATGAGGAATGA
- a CDS encoding Fur family transcriptional regulator has translation MINDTFENLEYASLLSTFKELLKENKLKFTKQREVILKTLYEQNEHFTPEDLYIYLKTKYPELNIGIATVYRTLNLLEESLMVTSISFGVAGKKFELANKPHHDHMICKSCGLIIEFQNDKIEQLQLDIAKAHNFHITSHLMQLRGLCEKCAKEKH, from the coding sequence ATGATTAATGATACCTTTGAAAACCTTGAGTATGCATCTTTGCTTTCCACTTTTAAAGAGTTACTGAAAGAGAATAAACTGAAATTTACCAAACAACGTGAAGTGATTCTCAAAACACTCTATGAACAAAACGAGCACTTTACACCAGAAGATCTTTATATTTATCTTAAAACCAAATATCCCGAACTCAATATTGGCATTGCAACCGTTTATCGTACGCTAAACCTTTTAGAAGAGTCCCTTATGGTCACATCCATCTCATTTGGTGTTGCGGGAAAGAAATTTGAACTAGCCAATAAGCCACATCATGACCATATGATTTGTAAAAGCTGTGGGCTTATCATCGAATTCCAAAACGATAAAATTGAGCAATTACAGCTGGATATTGCCAAAGCACATAATTTTCATATCACAAGCCATCTGATGCAACTGCGTGGATTGTGTGAAAAGTGTGCGAAAGAAAAACATTAA
- a CDS encoding CvpA family protein: MTHVVMFDLIALALVLILGIKGIINGFIKEVFGLLGIIGGIFFASRYASEAGELIHAHLFAFGNKASLYLFGFIAVLILFWISALLLGYLLSHIINLSGLGIIDKLLGFAVGSMKIFLVFSALSVALNNIEFVKSRIEPYVQQSMMFPLFLETGKAIVKLDTHTMLESIQAKENNTSSEGKPND, from the coding sequence ATGACACATGTTGTAATGTTTGATCTTATTGCATTAGCTTTGGTACTTATTCTCGGAATCAAAGGTATTATCAATGGCTTTATCAAAGAAGTTTTTGGTCTTTTAGGAATTATTGGTGGTATCTTTTTTGCATCACGGTATGCCTCTGAAGCAGGAGAACTCATCCACGCACACCTTTTCGCATTCGGAAACAAAGCATCCCTCTACCTTTTTGGTTTTATCGCTGTGTTAATTCTTTTTTGGATCAGTGCTCTTTTGTTGGGTTATCTTCTTTCACATATTATCAATTTAAGTGGTCTTGGTATTATTGACAAACTTTTAGGATTTGCCGTAGGAAGTATGAAAATCTTTTTAGTTTTTTCAGCACTCTCTGTAGCTCTTAACAACATTGAGTTTGTTAAATCTCGTATTGAGCCTTATGTCCAACAAAGCATGATGTTCCCCCTCTTTTTAGAAACAGGAAAAGCTATTGTAAAACTAGATACCCATACGATGTTAGAAAGCATTCAAGCTAAAGAAAACAACACCTCTTCAGAAGGAAAACCCAATGATTAA
- a CDS encoding GGDEF domain-containing protein → MNNNNHISTLIFQIAGETFQKLHTLEIPPYPKYYHDMFIETLEKNGNDEILDLPKKHSYLFSNASQEEMVSETCFGLVKKGLEEFVKTNDTLKFISDETAVDIDAIKKGYNSIDTNYVLQAFDNFQTKIFQELQVADETIAKLKLEVERLERESNIDPLTKTHNRRVLVKDLEEVLSFGKEKDLDMHLVMFDADDFKSINDAFGHIAGDKTLIFLSKLIQNSLRRGTRIYRYGGEEFVVILNRTSLDEAIKIIDRILKETSDSKLLYKNHDIHLTLSAGICSHRQNMSVDEILDKADKALYEAKKSGKNCFRSAF, encoded by the coding sequence ATGAACAATAATAATCATATTTCAACACTTATTTTTCAAATTGCTGGAGAGACATTTCAAAAATTACATACCTTAGAGATTCCTCCTTATCCTAAGTATTACCATGACATGTTCATTGAAACATTAGAAAAAAATGGTAACGATGAGATTTTGGATCTCCCCAAAAAACACAGTTATCTCTTTTCTAACGCCTCTCAAGAAGAGATGGTGAGTGAAACATGCTTTGGATTGGTCAAAAAAGGCTTGGAAGAGTTTGTCAAAACCAATGATACTTTAAAATTTATTTCCGATGAAACTGCTGTCGATATTGATGCTATTAAAAAAGGGTATAACAGCATCGATACAAACTATGTGCTTCAAGCATTTGATAATTTCCAAACTAAAATTTTTCAAGAACTTCAAGTCGCTGATGAAACGATTGCCAAATTAAAACTTGAAGTGGAGAGGTTGGAGCGTGAATCCAATATTGATCCATTGACAAAAACACACAATCGAAGAGTTTTGGTTAAAGACCTTGAAGAAGTTTTAAGTTTTGGAAAAGAGAAAGACCTTGATATGCACCTTGTCATGTTTGATGCGGATGATTTTAAGAGTATCAACGACGCGTTTGGACATATTGCAGGAGATAAAACACTCATTTTTCTCTCAAAACTCATTCAAAACTCACTGAGACGTGGTACGCGTATTTATCGTTATGGAGGGGAAGAGTTTGTTGTCATTTTAAATCGAACATCCCTTGATGAAGCCATTAAAATTATCGACCGTATTTTAAAAGAGACCAGTGATAGTAAACTGCTTTACAAAAATCATGATATTCATCTGACCCTCAGTGCAGGTATTTGTTCCCATAGACAAAACATGAGCGTAGATGAAATACTAGACAAAGCTGATAAGGCACTGTATGAAGCAAAAAAAAGTGGTAAAAATTGTTTTAGGAGTGCGTTTTAA
- a CDS encoding type IV pilus twitching motility protein PilT codes for MASINIKALLKNVVAYKASDLHLVSRSEPQIRIDGKLVPLDMEKLDGNIIEEICYTLITDKQKKKLEEEKELDFAIMFPDIGRFRANYYYTMGGELAAAFRIIPIEIPSLDELNAPIVFKDVVKREKGLILVTGPTGSGKSTTLAALLNEINLYEHRHVITIEDPVEFIHNNKKALFSHRNVGDDTKSFARALKFSLREDPDVILVGEMRDQETISTAITAAETGHLVLGTLHTNSAVQTINRIVDSFEGAEQVQVRNMLASSLYAVISQSLLPRIGGGRVAIHEIMINNAPIANLIRENKMHQIYSQMQLNQQKTGMITQTQAMMKHLRANFITKEDAIRYSTQPQELLNNMGI; via the coding sequence ATGGCATCAATTAACATTAAGGCATTATTGAAAAATGTTGTTGCGTATAAAGCATCTGATTTACATCTGGTCAGCCGTAGTGAACCTCAAATTCGTATCGATGGGAAACTAGTTCCTCTTGATATGGAAAAACTTGATGGTAATATCATCGAAGAAATTTGCTATACCCTCATTACCGATAAACAAAAAAAGAAACTTGAAGAAGAAAAAGAACTCGACTTTGCCATTATGTTCCCAGATATTGGACGTTTTCGTGCGAATTATTACTATACGATGGGAGGCGAATTAGCTGCGGCATTTAGAATTATCCCCATAGAAATTCCCTCGTTAGATGAACTCAATGCGCCTATTGTTTTTAAAGATGTTGTTAAAAGAGAAAAAGGACTTATCTTAGTTACTGGGCCAACAGGTAGCGGAAAGTCAACGACCCTAGCTGCCCTCCTGAATGAAATCAACCTTTATGAACATCGTCACGTTATTACCATCGAAGATCCTGTCGAATTTATTCACAATAACAAAAAAGCTCTCTTTTCCCACCGCAATGTGGGGGATGATACCAAAAGCTTTGCACGTGCACTTAAATTTTCTTTACGTGAAGACCCCGATGTCATCCTTGTAGGGGAAATGCGTGATCAAGAAACGATTAGTACCGCTATTACCGCAGCTGAAACAGGTCACTTGGTACTAGGAACATTGCATACAAACTCTGCTGTTCAAACGATTAATCGTATCGTCGATAGTTTTGAAGGTGCAGAACAGGTACAAGTGAGAAATATGCTAGCATCCTCATTATATGCTGTTATTTCACAAAGTCTCCTCCCTCGTATTGGCGGAGGAAGGGTGGCTATTCACGAAATTATGATCAATAATGCGCCTATTGCGAACCTTATCCGTGAAAATAAAATGCACCAAATCTATTCACAAATGCAACTCAACCAACAAAAAACAGGCATGATTACGCAGACACAAGCAATGATGAAACATCTTCGAGCCAACTTTATTACCAAAGAAGATGCGATTCGTTATTCGACCCAACCTCAAGAACTTTTAAACAATATGGGCATTTAA
- the gatC gene encoding Asp-tRNA(Asn)/Glu-tRNA(Gln) amidotransferase subunit GatC, with protein sequence MKINNTLLTKLEKLSSLRISDEKREGVIQQLSEIVNFVENLNELDLQGEEATFTTLQGGTPFREDVPALNSNIVKTILQHAPQSENGFFVVPKIIE encoded by the coding sequence ATGAAAATTAATAACACCTTACTGACAAAACTCGAAAAGCTCTCTTCACTACGTATTAGTGACGAAAAAAGAGAAGGCGTGATTCAACAACTCAGTGAAATTGTAAATTTTGTTGAAAATCTCAATGAACTCGATCTTCAAGGCGAAGAAGCAACCTTTACAACGCTTCAGGGAGGAACACCGTTTCGAGAAGATGTTCCTGCTTTAAATTCCAACATTGTGAAAACAATTTTACAGCATGCCCCACAGAGTGAAAATGGTTTTTTTGTCGTTCCAAAAATTATTGAGTAA
- a CDS encoding type III pantothenate kinase gives MMLCDIGNSNADFYQDGKVWTLSHKEFEHFTPKEKVYYICVNDPIQKRLKTKELFIDLEPYFEFDTIYQGMGIDRIAACYTIKDGMIVDAGSAITIDIMSAGMHLGGFILPGLSAYEKGYASISERLKMPLNPSIALDALPQKTSDALSYGVIKSIITLLEITCKDKRIFFTGGDGKFFSKFFSNAIFDRTLIFRGMLKVIQEAHLD, from the coding sequence ATGATGTTGTGTGATATTGGTAATTCCAATGCAGATTTTTATCAAGATGGAAAGGTATGGACACTCTCACATAAAGAGTTTGAACACTTTACGCCTAAAGAGAAAGTGTATTATATTTGTGTGAATGATCCGATTCAAAAAAGATTAAAAACAAAAGAGTTGTTTATTGACCTAGAGCCTTACTTTGAGTTTGACACCATTTATCAAGGGATGGGAATTGATAGAATTGCGGCATGTTATACGATTAAAGATGGAATGATTGTGGATGCAGGAAGTGCCATTACGATTGATATTATGTCCGCAGGAATGCATTTAGGTGGATTTATTTTGCCAGGACTGAGTGCGTATGAAAAAGGATATGCCTCCATTTCTGAGCGTTTAAAGATGCCACTTAATCCTAGCATTGCGCTGGATGCTCTGCCTCAAAAAACGAGTGATGCACTCTCTTATGGCGTCATTAAATCTATTATTACTCTTTTAGAGATTACATGTAAAGATAAACGAATCTTTTTTACAGGTGGAGACGGGAAGTTTTTTTCTAAATTTTTTAGTAATGCGATTTTTGATCGTACACTTATTTTTAGAGGAATGCTGAAAGTCATTCAAGAAGCACATTTAGATTAA
- the hisG gene encoding ATP phosphoribosyltransferase, whose amino-acid sequence MLTVALPKGRIAEDTLAIFEKIFGTEFRFDDRKLILEADGFRFLLVRNQDVPAYVLHQSADIGVVGLDVLEEKDEDLLRLLDLGIGKCKVCVGIQEGKEIDYSAPELKVATKMTHITQKYFSKKAMAVEIIKLYGSIELAPLVGLSDVIVDVVETGSTMKQNGLKVVETILESSAYLIANKNSFIEKKEEITSLYYKINAIVN is encoded by the coding sequence ATGTTAACTGTTGCATTACCTAAAGGTAGAATTGCAGAAGATACCCTTGCTATTTTTGAAAAAATTTTTGGAACAGAATTTCGTTTTGATGATCGTAAGCTCATTTTAGAGGCAGATGGATTTCGCTTTTTGTTGGTGCGCAATCAAGATGTCCCTGCGTATGTTTTACATCAATCCGCTGATATTGGTGTTGTAGGCTTGGATGTTTTAGAAGAGAAAGATGAAGATTTATTGCGATTATTAGATTTGGGTATTGGTAAGTGTAAGGTGTGTGTGGGGATTCAAGAAGGTAAAGAGATTGATTACAGTGCTCCTGAATTAAAAGTTGCAACGAAAATGACCCATATTACTCAAAAGTATTTTTCAAAAAAAGCGATGGCAGTAGAGATTATTAAACTCTATGGCTCGATTGAGTTAGCTCCTCTTGTTGGGCTTTCAGATGTGATTGTGGATGTCGTTGAAACGGGAAGTACGATGAAACAAAATGGCTTAAAAGTAGTCGAAACGATTTTGGAATCATCGGCGTATTTAATTGCGAATAAAAATAGTTTTATTGAAAAAAAAGAAGAAATCACATCACTTTATTATAAGATTAATGCGATTGTAAATTAA
- a CDS encoding response regulator: protein MQKKLKILAVDDDFINLKLISSMLRKNQTVDVIMEATNGLDAINLLKTQGDIDLVLLDIKMPVMDGIEFLTNIQSMLEFKKIPIIVLTTDETRKNEAFEHGAFDFLVKPIRENDLSSKIAKVADLF from the coding sequence ATGCAAAAAAAGTTAAAAATTTTAGCCGTTGATGACGATTTTATTAATCTGAAATTAATTAGTTCCATGTTGCGCAAAAATCAAACCGTTGATGTGATTATGGAAGCCACCAACGGACTCGATGCTATCAATCTTCTTAAGACACAAGGCGATATTGACCTTGTATTGCTAGACATCAAAATGCCTGTTATGGATGGCATCGAATTTTTGACAAACATTCAATCTATGCTAGAATTTAAAAAAATTCCTATTATTGTTCTCACCACAGATGAAACACGTAAAAATGAAGCATTTGAACATGGAGCGTTTGATTTTTTGGTAAAGCCTATTCGAGAGAATGATTTAAGCAGTAAAATTGCTAAGGTTGCTGATCTTTTTTGA